The following coding sequences lie in one Stenotrophomonas rhizophila genomic window:
- a CDS encoding polysaccharide biosynthesis/export family protein has product MDCKRLGATLALALTLSGCVFAPGQHMRSSAFARDDQPVGNDQIELIPITPKLIAMDRASRDVPTLPVALTSYQPGPYTIGAGDILYITVWDHPELTVPAGPQQQLNAAGRPVQSDGTLFYPYIGSVDAAGKTPSELRALLATKLARYIESPQVDVSILTYASQRVWVTGASRQAATVPLTVTPLTLGDAISQSGLDAAQADLSGVRLTREGVTYSIDLDRLGRQGGGATNIFLKASDHLYVPYLDRKEVFVVGEVNQPGAMSFKTSDISLSQALGRARGLQQSTSNGNAVYVIRGSNDLQEKPSTVFHLEAKSPAAFAVASQFELLPGDVVFVGAAGVTRWSRFVNQLLPFTSIISNAASARNDLDN; this is encoded by the coding sequence ATGGACTGCAAGCGTCTCGGCGCCACTCTGGCGCTCGCCCTCACCCTGTCTGGCTGCGTGTTCGCCCCCGGTCAGCACATGCGTTCCAGCGCATTCGCACGGGATGACCAGCCGGTTGGCAACGACCAGATCGAGCTGATCCCGATCACGCCGAAACTCATCGCCATGGACCGCGCGTCGCGCGACGTGCCGACCTTGCCGGTGGCACTGACGTCCTATCAGCCCGGCCCCTACACGATCGGCGCGGGCGACATCCTGTACATCACGGTATGGGACCACCCGGAACTGACTGTGCCGGCAGGTCCACAGCAGCAGCTCAACGCGGCCGGCCGCCCTGTGCAGTCCGACGGGACCCTGTTCTATCCATACATCGGCAGTGTGGACGCTGCGGGCAAGACGCCCAGCGAACTGCGCGCACTGCTTGCCACCAAACTGGCGCGCTACATCGAATCACCCCAGGTGGATGTTTCCATCCTGACTTACGCCAGCCAGCGCGTCTGGGTGACCGGCGCCTCACGCCAGGCAGCCACCGTTCCACTGACCGTGACCCCGCTGACGCTGGGTGACGCTATCAGCCAGTCGGGCTTGGATGCTGCACAGGCAGACCTTTCCGGTGTGCGCCTCACCCGCGAAGGCGTTACCTATTCCATCGATCTCGACCGACTTGGTCGCCAGGGCGGCGGGGCGACGAATATTTTCCTGAAGGCCAGCGACCATCTGTATGTGCCGTATCTGGACCGCAAGGAAGTGTTCGTGGTTGGCGAAGTCAACCAGCCGGGTGCGATGAGCTTCAAGACCAGCGACATCTCGCTGAGCCAGGCCCTGGGTCGCGCACGCGGCCTGCAGCAGAGCACGTCCAATGGCAATGCGGTCTATGTGATCCGCGGCTCCAACGATCTGCAGGAGAAGCCGTCGACCGTGTTCCACCTGGAAGCCAAGTCCCCGGCCGCCTTTGCCGTGGCCAGCCAGTTCGAACTACTGCCCGGCGACGTGGTCTTCGTGGGCGCCGCCGGCGTAACCCGCTGGAGCCGCTTCGTGAACCAGTTGCTGCCGTTCACCTCGATCATCAGCAACGCCGCCAGCGCGCGTAACGATCTCGACAACTGA
- a CDS encoding YjbF family lipoprotein, producing MSRSALTAPNKAQRGIAALLLITLALTGCGVVGRTSLKTVQLAVKGAPDVQPTAAEVGAKPYPQIKVNGPNGGAVLVLGNIDAGRQAWYSSERSIVFLQDGLLVGTHGGTPELQQMWIEGANPFHALHTLQGTVTVQRRYDLMPGYRYGIPVTGTLERLGAEPVDILGKVRTLVHVRETLRGTQWKGENHYWVDPASGFVWKSQQMIAPGTHLEITQLKPYSLDLQRR from the coding sequence ATGAGCAGGAGCGCTCTGACCGCCCCGAACAAGGCGCAGCGCGGCATCGCCGCGTTGCTGTTGATTACCCTGGCACTGACCGGCTGCGGCGTGGTGGGTCGTACCAGCCTCAAGACGGTGCAGCTGGCCGTAAAGGGCGCACCGGACGTGCAGCCTACGGCAGCCGAAGTCGGCGCCAAGCCGTACCCGCAGATCAAGGTCAACGGCCCCAACGGCGGCGCCGTGCTGGTGCTGGGCAACATCGATGCCGGGCGGCAGGCGTGGTACAGCAGCGAGCGCAGCATCGTGTTCCTGCAGGATGGCCTGTTGGTTGGTACGCACGGCGGCACGCCGGAGCTCCAGCAGATGTGGATCGAGGGCGCCAACCCCTTCCACGCCCTGCACACGCTGCAAGGCACCGTCACCGTACAGCGTCGGTATGACCTGATGCCGGGCTATCGCTACGGCATCCCAGTCACCGGCACGCTTGAGCGCCTGGGCGCCGAGCCGGTGGACATCCTCGGTAAGGTGCGCACGCTGGTGCATGTTCGCGAGACGTTGCGTGGCACGCAGTGGAAGGGCGAGAACCATTACTGGGTGGACCCCGCGAGCGGCTTCGTCTGGAAGAGCCAGCAGATGATCGCACCGGGCACGCACCTGGAAATCACCCAACTCAAGCCGTACAGCCTGGACCTGCAACGTCGATGA
- a CDS encoding capsule biosynthesis GfcC family protein, producing the protein MKPRLFALALGLATCGASTAAPTINVDVLGQVRNPGAQVLPADARLSDAALAAQPLPSAYPLAAAWLRQADQLAQTRLKAGVLFDLGQIEERADRDPDGAQAATALAREIDSMPVTGRVPALLAARNVEAALSQNRPLADGDRLVYPPRPATVTVMGAVAQQCTLDHAPDQAPRAYLSQCPALAAASRDDLYVIQPDGHVEKLGIALWNRSPASTLAPGAIVYVPLQASTLGQTAPDLNEEVARFLATQVLHAPGVSL; encoded by the coding sequence ATGAAACCGCGATTGTTCGCCCTCGCGCTGGGCCTGGCCACCTGCGGCGCCAGCACTGCCGCCCCTACGATCAACGTTGACGTCCTCGGTCAGGTGCGCAATCCCGGTGCACAGGTTCTGCCGGCCGACGCCCGGCTGAGCGATGCAGCGCTGGCCGCCCAACCGCTACCAAGTGCCTACCCCCTGGCGGCCGCATGGTTGCGTCAGGCCGACCAGCTGGCACAGACGCGGCTCAAGGCCGGCGTGCTGTTCGACCTGGGCCAGATCGAGGAGCGCGCCGATCGCGACCCCGACGGCGCACAGGCCGCCACCGCACTTGCACGGGAGATCGACAGCATGCCGGTCACCGGGCGCGTTCCCGCGCTGCTCGCCGCACGTAACGTTGAAGCTGCACTGTCACAGAACCGGCCGCTGGCCGATGGCGACCGCCTGGTCTACCCGCCCCGCCCCGCCACCGTCACGGTGATGGGTGCGGTTGCCCAGCAATGCACGCTGGACCACGCACCCGACCAGGCACCGCGCGCCTATCTGTCGCAGTGCCCTGCCCTTGCCGCCGCAAGCCGCGATGACCTCTACGTCATCCAGCCCGATGGTCACGTGGAGAAGCTCGGCATCGCCTTATGGAACCGCTCGCCGGCGTCCACGCTTGCGCCGGGCGCCATCGTCTATGTACCGCTGCAGGCCAGCACACTCGGCCAGACCGCCCCCGATCTCAACGAGGAAGTCGCCCGCTTCCTCGCCACCCAGGTGCTGCATGCGCCCGGAGTTTCGCTTTGA